A genomic window from Periweissella cryptocerci includes:
- a CDS encoding glycosyltransferase has protein sequence MKKVFHFLNTGNYSGAENVVTNIALLVDGYDHYYVSPDGDINAILNELGINHISIESLSIDSMKQIIVKHKPDIVHAHDFRASIFAAKNAKLIKENNGKIISHLHNNDPRMAKVGSLPLIYRLAMPKFDNILVVSKAVINEYVFEHSLGKKAIILNNIVNQKMIEKKSVELVAPSSDLIMVARLVEQKNPIRFVKLVGELANVVPNIKVIMVGDGDMREKIVNTIEKLGLTDNISMVGYVSNPYPYVKAAKISILTSSWEGFGLSALEALILGKPVVATRVGGLAGFINEVNGLLSDDDEEIVEEIIKLFSDNDYYKAKSNAALASSTRINNIEGFISTIKKVYEGI, from the coding sequence ATGAAAAAAGTATTTCATTTTTTAAATACTGGTAATTATTCAGGTGCAGAAAATGTTGTAACTAATATCGCTTTACTGGTGGATGGGTATGATCACTACTATGTTTCCCCTGATGGCGATATTAATGCAATTCTTAATGAATTAGGAATTAATCATATATCTATCGAAAGCCTTTCGATAGATTCGATGAAACAAATAATCGTAAAACACAAACCTGACATTGTTCATGCACATGACTTCAGAGCAAGCATATTTGCGGCGAAAAATGCGAAGCTGATAAAAGAAAATAATGGGAAAATTATTTCTCATTTACATAATAATGATCCGAGAATGGCAAAGGTAGGCTCATTACCATTAATATATAGATTGGCTATGCCAAAGTTTGATAATATTCTGGTTGTCTCAAAAGCAGTTATTAATGAATATGTATTTGAACATTCATTGGGAAAAAAAGCGATTATTTTGAATAACATTGTAAATCAAAAAATGATTGAAAAAAAATCCGTTGAGCTTGTTGCACCTAGTTCAGACTTGATTATGGTAGCTAGACTAGTTGAACAAAAAAATCCAATTAGATTTGTTAAGTTGGTAGGTGAGTTAGCAAATGTTGTTCCGAATATTAAAGTCATTATGGTTGGTGATGGTGATATGCGGGAGAAAATTGTGAACACTATTGAAAAATTGGGATTAACAGATAATATATCAATGGTGGGGTATGTTTCAAATCCGTACCCGTATGTAAAGGCAGCAAAAATTAGTATTCTTACGTCCAGCTGGGAAGGATTTGGTTTGAGCGCATTAGAGGCTTTAATACTTGGAAAACCTGTTGTTGCAACGCGAGTGGGTGGACTTGCAGGTTTTATTAATGAAGTTAATGGGTTACTTTCCGATGATGATGAAGAAATTGTGGAAGAAATCATAAAATTATTTTCTGATAATGACTATTATAAAGCAAAATCTAATGCTGCCTTAGCTAGTAGTACCCGAATTAATAACATCGAAGGTTTTATATCCACGATTAAAAAAGTGTACGAGGGAATATGA